One Pseudomonas entomophila genomic window carries:
- a CDS encoding efflux RND transporter periplasmic adaptor subunit codes for MLRRALSLVLPAALVLLTACGQQAAPPSAPRPALVVQPLPAGASADSYPGEVRARFEPELAFRIGGKVNKRLVEEGQRVKAEQALAELDPQDVRLQLEANRAQLAAAEANLALVRAERDRYQKLLERQMVSRSQFDNAENLYRAGLARLKQAKAEFEVAGNQADYAVLRAPQAGVIAKRQVEVGQVVAAGQTVFTLAADGEREVAIGLPEQQFARFSVGQTVSVELWSHPNQRFEGRIRELSPAADPRSRTFAARIAFTSSNTPAELGQSARVFIAHTEQAPLAVPLSAVTAEAGQAYVWRVGKDNRLERAAVRLGAYGADSVPVLEGLQASDWVVAAGGHVLREGQQVRPVDRSNREVNLATKE; via the coding sequence ATGTTGCGTCGTGCGTTGTCCCTCGTCCTGCCCGCTGCCCTCGTGCTGCTCACCGCCTGTGGCCAGCAGGCCGCGCCGCCCTCGGCCCCGCGCCCGGCGCTGGTGGTGCAGCCCCTACCCGCTGGCGCTTCGGCCGACAGCTACCCCGGTGAAGTGCGGGCGCGTTTTGAGCCCGAACTGGCCTTCCGCATCGGCGGCAAGGTGAACAAGCGCCTGGTGGAAGAGGGGCAGCGGGTCAAGGCCGAACAGGCCCTGGCCGAGCTCGACCCCCAGGACGTACGTCTTCAGCTGGAGGCTAACCGTGCCCAACTGGCTGCGGCCGAGGCCAACCTGGCGCTGGTGCGCGCCGAGCGCGACCGTTACCAGAAGCTGCTGGAGCGGCAGATGGTCAGCCGTTCGCAGTTCGACAACGCCGAAAACCTCTACCGCGCGGGTCTTGCACGCTTGAAACAAGCCAAGGCCGAATTCGAGGTTGCTGGCAACCAGGCTGATTACGCGGTGTTGCGCGCGCCTCAGGCCGGCGTGATCGCCAAGCGTCAAGTCGAAGTGGGGCAGGTGGTCGCCGCGGGTCAGACCGTGTTCACCCTGGCCGCCGATGGTGAGCGTGAGGTGGCGATCGGCTTGCCTGAGCAGCAATTCGCCCGATTCAGTGTCGGGCAGACTGTGAGCGTGGAACTGTGGTCGCACCCCAACCAGCGTTTCGAAGGGCGTATCCGTGAACTGTCGCCAGCGGCCGATCCGCGGTCGCGTACCTTCGCCGCACGCATCGCCTTCACCTCCAGCAACACACCCGCCGAACTGGGCCAGAGTGCCCGTGTGTTCATTGCCCACACCGAGCAGGCGCCGCTTGCCGTGCCGCTGTCGGCGGTCACCGCCGAAGCCGGGCAGGCCTATGTGTGGCGGGTCGGCAAGGATAATCGCCTGGAGCGTGCCGCGGTCCGCCTGGGTGCCTATGGGGCCGACAGCGTGCCGGTGCTCGAAGGCTTGCAAGCCAGCGACTGGGTGGTGGCCGCGGGTGGCCATGTGTTGCGAGAGGGGCAGCAAGTGCGCCCGGTGGACCGCAGCAACCGTGAAGTGAACCTGGCGACCAAGGAGTAA
- a CDS encoding YbaY family lipoprotein yields MKKLVLLCCASLLAACSNHAPSNQASLDGEVFYLQRIALPPTATLSVALQDVSLMDAPAVTLARQAGPVKGNVPLPFHLKYDPAQVKPGHRYALSARIELDGKLLFINTEHHGVLLDGSDPQPVRIKVDPVR; encoded by the coding sequence ATGAAAAAGCTCGTCCTGCTGTGTTGCGCATCCCTGCTCGCAGCCTGCTCCAACCATGCCCCGTCCAACCAGGCCAGCCTGGACGGCGAAGTCTTCTACCTGCAGCGCATTGCCCTGCCACCGACCGCCACCTTGAGCGTCGCCCTCCAGGATGTATCGCTGATGGACGCCCCGGCGGTGACCCTGGCCCGCCAGGCCGGCCCGGTCAAAGGCAACGTGCCGCTGCCCTTCCACCTGAAGTATGACCCCGCCCAGGTCAAACCTGGCCATCGCTACGCGCTCAGCGCACGCATCGAGCTGGACGGCAAGCTGCTGTTCATCAACACCGAACACCATGGTGTGCTGCTTGATGGCAGCGACCCGCAACCTGTCCGCATCAAGGTCGACCCGGTCCGCTGA
- the plsB gene encoding glycerol-3-phosphate 1-O-acyltransferase PlsB — protein sequence MTRSPLRRLIFGALRRVLYLWVRSETINQSSLTLKLDRSRPVFYALSSPSLTDLAVVDHECTKAGLPRPVLPVAVGPLQEPAGFFYLTPDPDWLGRQDKRGAPPTLERLVAAISQHAEEDAQIIPVSVFWGQTPASESSPWKLLFADSWAVTGRLRRLLSVLILGRKTRVQFSAPIHLRELVDHNKGHERTVRMAQRVMRVHFRNLKTAVIGPDISHRRNLVKGLVHDPLVRQAISDEAEREKIPYAKAEAKALHYGNEIASDYTYTAIRFLEVVLSWFWNKIYDGIKVNHIEQVQGIAPGHEVIYVPCHRSHIDYLLLSYLLFRNGLTPPHIAAGINLNMPVIGGLLRRGGAFFMRRTFKGNPLYTAVFNEYLHTLFTKGFPVEYFVEGGRSRTGRMLQPRTGMLAITLRSFLRSSRTPIVFVPVYIGYERVLEGRTYLGELRGASKKKESIFDIFKVIGALKQRFGQVYVNFGEPIRLAGFLDEQQPGWREQELGPQFRPAWLNDTTTRLGETVARHLNEAAAINPVNLVALALLSTSRLALDERALTRVLDLYLALLRQVPYSPHTTLPEGDGQVLIKHVLGMDLLAEQKDAMGRILYLDEANAVLMTYYRNNVLHIFALPGLLASFFLSSSRMSRDLLGQYVRALYPYLQAELFLRWTPEQLDEVIDQWLAALVSQGLLRQENDIYMRPAPSSRQFVLLTLLARTITQTLQRFYMATSLLLNSGQHTLSAEELEELCVMMAQRLSILHGLNAPEFFDKTLFRHFIQTLVREGVLQPDGEGKLGYHDKLAELAEGVAKRVLSAELRLSIRQVALHRDEPQENPEA from the coding sequence ATGACCCGTTCCCCCCTGCGCCGTCTCATCTTCGGCGCCCTGCGTCGCGTTCTCTACCTGTGGGTGCGCTCCGAAACCATCAACCAGTCCTCGCTGACGCTCAAGCTCGACCGCAGCCGCCCGGTGTTCTACGCCCTTTCCTCACCGTCGCTCACCGACCTGGCCGTGGTGGACCACGAGTGCACCAAGGCAGGGCTGCCGCGCCCGGTGCTGCCGGTGGCCGTCGGCCCGCTGCAGGAACCCGCCGGGTTCTTTTACCTGACCCCCGACCCCGACTGGCTGGGCCGCCAGGACAAACGCGGCGCCCCACCCACCCTCGAACGCTTGGTTGCGGCCATCAGCCAGCACGCCGAGGAAGATGCGCAGATCATCCCGGTCAGCGTGTTCTGGGGCCAGACCCCGGCCAGCGAGTCGAGCCCCTGGAAACTGCTGTTCGCCGACAGCTGGGCGGTCACCGGGCGCCTGCGCCGGCTGCTGAGCGTGTTGATCCTGGGGCGCAAGACGCGTGTGCAGTTCTCCGCCCCCATCCACTTGCGCGAGCTGGTCGACCACAACAAGGGCCATGAACGCACCGTGCGCATGGCCCAGCGGGTGATGCGCGTGCATTTCCGCAACCTGAAGACCGCGGTGATCGGCCCGGACATCTCGCACCGACGCAACCTGGTCAAGGGCCTGGTGCACGACCCACTGGTGCGCCAAGCCATCAGCGACGAAGCCGAGCGCGAAAAGATCCCCTACGCCAAGGCCGAAGCCAAGGCGCTGCACTACGGCAACGAGATCGCCTCGGACTACACCTACACAGCGATCCGCTTCCTCGAAGTGGTGCTCAGCTGGTTCTGGAACAAGATCTACGACGGCATCAAGGTCAACCATATCGAGCAGGTGCAGGGCATCGCCCCGGGCCATGAAGTGATCTACGTGCCCTGCCACCGCAGCCACATCGACTACCTGCTGCTATCCTACCTGCTGTTTCGCAACGGCCTGACGCCGCCGCACATCGCGGCCGGGATCAACCTCAACATGCCGGTGATCGGCGGGTTGCTGCGCCGGGGTGGCGCGTTCTTCATGCGCCGCACCTTCAAGGGCAACCCGCTGTACACGGCGGTGTTCAACGAGTACCTGCACACACTCTTCACCAAGGGTTTCCCGGTGGAGTACTTCGTCGAGGGCGGACGCTCGCGCACCGGGCGCATGCTGCAGCCACGCACCGGCATGCTGGCGATCACCCTGCGCAGCTTCCTGCGCTCCTCGCGTACGCCGATCGTCTTCGTCCCGGTGTACATCGGCTATGAGCGAGTGCTCGAGGGCCGTACCTACCTGGGTGAACTACGCGGCGCGAGCAAGAAGAAAGAATCGATCTTCGACATCTTCAAGGTGATTGGCGCACTCAAGCAGCGCTTCGGCCAGGTCTACGTCAACTTCGGCGAGCCGATCCGCCTCGCAGGCTTCCTCGATGAGCAGCAACCCGGCTGGCGTGAGCAGGAACTCGGCCCGCAATTCCGACCAGCCTGGCTCAACGACACCACCACCCGCCTGGGCGAGACCGTCGCCCGCCACCTGAACGAAGCGGCGGCGATCAACCCGGTCAACCTGGTGGCCCTGGCCTTGCTTTCGACCAGCCGCCTGGCCCTGGACGAGCGCGCCCTGACCCGTGTGCTCGACCTGTACCTGGCCTTGCTGCGCCAAGTGCCCTATTCGCCGCACACCACACTGCCCGAAGGTGATGGCCAGGTCCTGATCAAGCATGTACTGGGCATGGACCTGCTGGCCGAGCAGAAGGACGCGATGGGCCGCATCCTCTACCTGGACGAAGCCAACGCGGTGCTGATGACCTACTACCGCAACAACGTCCTGCACATTTTCGCCCTGCCAGGGCTGCTGGCGAGCTTCTTCCTCAGCAGTTCGCGCATGAGCCGCGATCTGTTGGGCCAGTATGTGCGGGCGCTGTACCCCTACCTGCAGGCCGAGCTGTTCCTGCGCTGGACGCCCGAACAGCTGGACGAGGTGATCGACCAGTGGCTGGCGGCGCTGGTCAGCCAGGGCCTGCTGCGCCAGGAAAACGACATCTACATGCGCCCGGCCCCCAGCTCGCGGCAGTTCGTTCTGTTGACCCTGCTGGCCCGCACCATCACCCAGACCTTGCAGCGCTTCTACATGGCCACCTCGCTGCTGCTCAACAGCGGCCAGCACACGCTGAGCGCCGAGGAGCTGGAAGAGTTGTGCGTGATGATGGCCCAGCGCCTGTCGATCCTGCATGGCCTGAATGCGCCGGAATTCTTCGACAAGACCCTGTTCCGCCACTTCATCCAGACCCTGGTGCGCGAGGGTGTGCTGCAACCCGATGGCGAGGGCAAGCTGGGTTACCACGACAAGCTCGCAGAGCTGGCCGAGGGCGTGGCCAAGCGGGTGTTGTCGGCGGAGCTGCGCCTGTCCATCCGCCAGGTGGCGCTGCACCGGGATGAGCCGCAGGAAAACCCTGAAGCCTGA
- a CDS encoding DUF4197 domain-containing protein, whose product MIRTSLRFTTLCAGLLLSASALALSLGDLSQSDASGGLKDALTQGAQIAVKQLSSPGGFSNNPDVRIELPGNLGKAAKAMKMFGKGDQVEALETSMNKAAEAAVPQAQAILVDAVKKMTVTDAKGILSGGQDSATQYLNKSSREQIRAKFLPIVKQATDKVGLAQQYNSFAGQAKGLGLIKDDANIENYVTEKALDGLFEMIAKQEESIRQNPAQAATSLAKKVFGAL is encoded by the coding sequence ATGATTCGCACCTCCCTGCGCTTCACCACCCTGTGCGCCGGCCTGCTGCTGTCGGCCAGCGCCCTGGCCCTGTCGCTCGGCGACCTGTCCCAGAGCGATGCCTCCGGCGGCCTGAAGGACGCGCTCACCCAAGGCGCACAGATCGCCGTCAAACAGTTGAGTTCGCCGGGCGGCTTCAGCAACAACCCCGATGTGCGCATCGAGCTGCCCGGCAACCTCGGCAAGGCAGCCAAAGCCATGAAGATGTTCGGCAAGGGTGACCAGGTCGAGGCCCTTGAAACCAGCATGAACAAGGCCGCCGAAGCCGCCGTGCCACAGGCCCAGGCGATTCTGGTAGACGCCGTGAAGAAGATGACCGTGACCGATGCCAAGGGCATCCTCAGCGGCGGTCAGGACTCGGCTACCCAGTACCTGAACAAGAGCAGCCGCGAGCAGATCCGCGCCAAGTTCCTGCCGATCGTCAAGCAGGCCACCGACAAGGTCGGCCTGGCCCAGCAGTACAACAGCTTTGCCGGGCAGGCCAAAGGCCTGGGGCTGATCAAGGATGACGCCAACATCGAGAACTACGTGACCGAGAAAGCCCTGGATGGGCTGTTCGAGATGATCGCCAAGCAGGAAGAAAGCATTCGCCAGAACCCGGCCCAGGCGGCGACCAGCCTTGCCAAGAAAGTATTTGGCGCGCTCTGA
- a CDS encoding efflux RND transporter permease subunit: protein MGFNLSAWALRNRQIVLFLMILLAAIGAMSYTKLGQSEDPPFTFKAMVIRTLWPGATAEEVSRQVTERIEKKLMETGEYERIVSFSRPGESQVTFMARDSLHSKDIPELWYQIRKKVADIRHTLPPEIQGPFFNDEFGTTFGNIYALTGSGFDYAVLKDYADRIQIQLQRVKDVGKVELIGLQDEKIWIELSNVKLATLGVPLAAVQQALREQNAVSTAGFFETSSERLQLRVSGRFDSVEQIRQFPIRVGDRTFRIGDVAEVQRGFNDPPAPRMRFMGEDAIGLAVSMKDGGDILVLGKALEGEFARLAQGLPAGMELRKVSDQPAAVKAGVGEFVQVLVEALVIVLLVSFFSLGLRTGLVVALAIPLVLAMTFASMHYFGIGLHKISLGALVLALGLLVDDAIIAVEMMAIKMEQGYDRLKAASYAWSSTAFPMLTGTLITAAGFLPIATAASSTGEYTRSIFQVVTIALLTSWVAAVVFVPYLGERLLPDLAKLHAARHGSDGHAPDPYATPFYQRVRRMVEWCVRRRKTVILLTIAAFVGSILLFRFVPQQFFPASGRPELMIDLKLAEGASLNNTAERVKQLEVLLKQQDGIDNYVAYVGTGSPRFYLPLDQQLPAASFAQFVVLAKSLEDRERLRSWLISTLDEQFPDLRSRVTRLENGPPVGYPVQFRVTGEHIEKVRALAREVAAKVRENPHVVNVHLDWEEPSKAVYLDIDQDRARALGVSTAQLSSFLQSSLTGSNVSQYREDNELIEILLRGTPEERRELGSLGSLALPTDNGQSVALSQVATLEYGFEEGIIWHRNRLPTVTVRADIYDKEQPATLVKQILPTLQQVKDELPDGYLLEVGGTVEDSERGQRSVNAGMPLFIVVVLSLLMIQLRSFSRMFMVFLTAPLGLIGVTLFLLVFRQPFGFVAMLGTIALAGMIMRNSVILVDQIEQDIAAGLDRWQAIIEATVRRFRPIVLTALAAVLAMIPLSRSVFYGPMAVAIMGGLIVATVLTLLFLPALYAAWFRVKKG from the coding sequence ATGGGTTTCAACCTTTCCGCCTGGGCGCTGCGCAATCGCCAGATCGTGCTGTTCCTGATGATCCTGCTGGCCGCGATCGGGGCCATGTCCTACACCAAGCTTGGGCAGAGCGAGGATCCGCCGTTCACCTTCAAGGCCATGGTCATCCGTACCTTGTGGCCGGGTGCGACCGCCGAGGAGGTCTCGCGCCAGGTCACCGAGCGTATCGAGAAGAAGCTGATGGAAACCGGCGAGTACGAGAGGATCGTCTCGTTCTCCCGCCCTGGCGAGTCCCAGGTCACCTTCATGGCCCGCGATTCGCTGCATTCCAAGGACATCCCCGAGCTCTGGTACCAGATCCGCAAGAAGGTCGCGGACATTCGCCACACATTGCCGCCGGAGATCCAGGGGCCCTTCTTCAACGATGAATTCGGCACCACCTTCGGCAACATCTACGCCCTGACCGGCTCCGGCTTCGACTATGCGGTGCTCAAGGATTACGCCGACCGTATCCAGATCCAGCTGCAGCGCGTCAAGGACGTGGGCAAGGTCGAGTTGATCGGCCTGCAGGACGAGAAAATCTGGATCGAGCTGTCCAACGTCAAGCTCGCCACCCTGGGCGTTCCGCTCGCGGCGGTGCAGCAGGCGTTGCGTGAACAGAACGCGGTCAGTACCGCAGGCTTCTTCGAAACCTCGAGCGAGCGTTTGCAGCTGCGTGTCAGCGGGCGTTTCGACAGCGTCGAGCAGATCCGCCAGTTCCCCATTCGTGTCGGTGATCGCACCTTCCGCATCGGCGATGTCGCCGAGGTGCAACGCGGTTTCAACGACCCGCCCGCGCCACGCATGCGCTTCATGGGCGAGGACGCCATCGGGCTAGCAGTCTCGATGAAGGATGGCGGCGATATCCTGGTGTTGGGCAAGGCGCTGGAAGGCGAGTTCGCCCGCCTGGCCCAGGGCCTGCCGGCAGGCATGGAGTTGCGCAAGGTCTCCGACCAGCCGGCGGCGGTCAAGGCCGGTGTCGGCGAGTTCGTCCAGGTGTTGGTCGAGGCCCTGGTCATCGTCCTGCTGGTGAGCTTCTTCTCCCTGGGCCTGCGCACGGGCCTGGTGGTCGCCCTGGCAATCCCGCTGGTGCTGGCGATGACCTTCGCCAGCATGCATTACTTCGGCATCGGCCTGCACAAGATCTCGTTGGGCGCGCTGGTGCTGGCGCTGGGTTTGCTGGTGGACGACGCGATCATCGCGGTGGAGATGATGGCGATCAAGATGGAGCAAGGGTACGACCGGCTCAAGGCGGCCAGCTACGCCTGGTCGAGCACGGCGTTCCCGATGCTGACCGGCACCCTGATCACCGCAGCGGGCTTCCTGCCGATCGCCACGGCGGCCTCGAGCACCGGCGAATACACCCGGTCGATCTTCCAGGTGGTGACCATCGCCTTGCTGACATCATGGGTGGCGGCGGTGGTCTTCGTACCGTATCTGGGTGAACGCCTGCTACCTGACCTGGCCAAGCTGCACGCGGCGCGCCACGGCAGCGACGGGCATGCGCCGGACCCTTATGCCACACCGTTCTACCAGCGTGTGCGGCGGATGGTGGAGTGGTGCGTGCGGCGACGCAAGACGGTGATCCTGCTCACCATCGCGGCCTTCGTCGGCAGCATCCTGCTGTTCCGTTTCGTGCCCCAGCAGTTCTTCCCGGCTTCCGGGCGTCCGGAGCTGATGATCGACCTGAAGCTGGCCGAGGGCGCCTCGCTCAACAACACCGCCGAACGCGTCAAGCAACTGGAAGTGCTGCTCAAGCAACAGGACGGCATCGACAACTATGTCGCCTATGTCGGTACCGGCTCGCCACGCTTCTATCTGCCCCTGGACCAGCAACTGCCCGCGGCGAGCTTCGCTCAGTTCGTGGTGCTGGCCAAGTCGCTGGAAGACCGTGAGCGCCTGCGCAGCTGGCTGATCAGTACGCTGGACGAGCAGTTCCCCGACCTGCGTTCGCGGGTCACGCGCCTGGAGAACGGCCCGCCCGTGGGTTACCCGGTGCAGTTCCGTGTGACCGGCGAGCATATCGAGAAAGTCCGGGCATTGGCCCGTGAAGTGGCGGCAAAGGTGCGCGAGAACCCTCACGTGGTCAACGTGCACCTGGACTGGGAGGAGCCGAGCAAGGCGGTCTACCTGGACATCGACCAGGACCGTGCCCGCGCCCTGGGCGTGAGTACCGCGCAGTTGTCGAGTTTTCTGCAAAGCTCGCTGACGGGCAGCAACGTCAGCCAGTACCGCGAGGACAACGAACTGATCGAGATCCTGCTGCGCGGCACCCCGGAGGAGCGTCGCGAGCTGGGCAGCCTGGGAAGCCTGGCCTTGCCCACCGACAATGGCCAGAGCGTGGCGTTGTCGCAGGTGGCCACCCTGGAATACGGTTTCGAGGAAGGTATCATCTGGCACCGCAATCGCCTGCCGACGGTCACCGTGCGTGCCGACATCTACGACAAGGAGCAGCCGGCCACGTTGGTCAAGCAGATCCTGCCAACCTTGCAGCAGGTGAAGGACGAGCTGCCTGACGGTTACCTGCTGGAAGTGGGCGGCACCGTGGAAGACTCCGAACGCGGCCAGCGCTCGGTGAACGCCGGCATGCCGCTGTTCATCGTGGTGGTGCTGAGTTTGCTGATGATCCAGCTGCGCAGCTTCTCGCGGATGTTCATGGTGTTCCTCACCGCGCCCCTGGGCTTGATCGGCGTCACCTTGTTCCTGCTGGTATTCCGCCAGCCGTTCGGTTTCGTCGCCATGCTCGGCACCATCGCCCTGGCGGGGATGATCATGCGTAACTCGGTGATTCTGGTGGACCAGATCGAACAGGATATCGCGGCGGGACTGGACCGCTGGCAGGCGATCATCGAGGCCACGGTTCGACGCTTCCGGCCCATCGTGCTGACCGCGCTGGCGGCGGTGCTGGCAATGATTCCGTTGTCGCGCAGCGTGTTCTACGGGCCGATGGCGGTGGCGATCATGGGTGGGTTGATCGTGGCCACGGTGCTGACGCTGCTGTTCCTGCCGGCGTTGTATGCGGCGTGGTTCAGGGTGAAGAAGGGCTGA
- a CDS encoding TetR/AcrR family transcriptional regulator, with protein sequence MRIPMSNDAPIGPGRPKDLAKREAILEAAKSLFLSLGYANTSMDAVAAAAGVSKLTVYSHFTDKQTLFGAAVMATCQTQLPDLIFEYPDGVALEDVLLNIARGFQALISSDESVKLSRLIFALGSQDPGFGRYFYEAGPKRVLAGMEALLRCVGQRGLLRIDNPLRAAEHFFCLVKGAPDYRLLLGCAPALTGDEVEVHVREVVGLFIRAYGG encoded by the coding sequence ATGCGGATTCCCATGTCCAACGACGCACCCATCGGCCCAGGCCGGCCCAAGGACCTGGCCAAGCGCGAGGCCATCCTCGAAGCCGCCAAGTCGCTGTTTCTCAGCCTTGGCTATGCCAACACCAGCATGGATGCGGTCGCTGCGGCGGCAGGTGTTTCAAAACTCACGGTCTACAGCCATTTCACCGACAAGCAGACCTTGTTCGGCGCTGCAGTCATGGCGACCTGCCAGACCCAACTGCCCGACCTGATCTTCGAGTACCCCGACGGGGTGGCGCTGGAGGACGTGCTGCTGAATATCGCGCGGGGGTTCCAGGCGCTGATCAGTTCGGACGAGTCGGTCAAGCTCAGCCGGCTGATTTTTGCCTTGGGGAGCCAGGACCCGGGGTTCGGGCGGTACTTCTACGAGGCGGGGCCGAAACGGGTGCTGGCCGGGATGGAGGCGCTGCTGCGTTGTGTCGGCCAGCGGGGGCTGTTGCGCATCGACAACCCGCTGCGGGCGGCGGAGCATTTCTTCTGCCTGGTCAAGGGCGCGCCGGATTATCGGTTATTGCTGGGGTGTGCGCCGGCGTTGACGGGGGATGAGGTGGAGGTGCATGTGCGGGAGGTGGTGGGGTTGTTCATTCGGGCTTATGGGGGGTAG